Proteins encoded by one window of Engraulis encrasicolus isolate BLACKSEA-1 chromosome 23, IST_EnEncr_1.0, whole genome shotgun sequence:
- the LOC134439949 gene encoding synaptopodin-2 translates to MESRGHEPVRRGVSWGGTGSGPGTRSGSGISTGPGQGYSSSSTGPGPGSGFGSRGARPEMGLGGGQDTGTSPITTTTTSSSSNNSWERDEHSWSKGKSAVTSADSQLGRKTNLSRSASLSEKELKEARTRSQLIAAQLSVPSNSRGVQLFNRRRQRVNAFTLVSFGEGGGGGGGGGGGGVEVEGERQGGERLASEEAKSESCGTPLSSSSSPSSSLSPAAQQLVWENNKRASSAAEESKDRELNRKNSQTKTLWSPPAGALPPLPVPSLQSTRGSSSIMEDQGEAIREEEVQEEEEEVEVEVADLKERHFQPVQEKAEEEEEEEEEHLPAECVRDGTVVTDDSRGAARPETGREEVKVNGTHPGNTVGTLDDVPNGCHDSAPSKPVTSVPKQSASPATIVNRTARPFFSPSTVQRSSPGPSPPQTGIPPAPSYATPPLPAFPEPPTLTYAVEPPMHAYTEPPRAAAPAAGPPRQAFSPTPPAPSYPTPPLPLPSYSSLPPPTMSPVVPQYIPPNPTPSSSSSPKPPQAYVPQMRPTTPVRTGILDEGVVRRGPRKSMFTFQEKPKVAPNPELLSLVQGVDERKKQRPGLPPGGGGSAGGSQADSVPEEELLALGAEASNFMASKEAEEASAAAAAVVEEMAPAWTSCLKSSRAPPPGRQVQERKPEQNLSSNVSGKGAELFSRRQARMEKYVVDNPPAVAGASAGGVGGSAARRRDGQIRSPSPTMSLPPSWIYPSNMPGRVKAMANDASNISEQITKTLKAQQQQHQHQHQARPASSASGQGTAAARPVPQPAPQSPVLENGCTRMEMELAKHQPYQLNSSLFIFSPTKDPLSTLPRGAPPPKTVLRGAAGQPNYLSRQSSLPTHAPSPTLFSSAPAPGTPGGYRPSCFSPTLPLSPRAEVTSPVAPYTPERVMSPRAGAGAGGQAQAPRPTFSARKAGIEAQTKKEAPASGLSTPTSSRTPTLTRRFSSPEGPTNLVWSPSPNPNPNPSTPTPTPTHSPSPRLLHRAMTTSPVSPLGELRCLSPITVSTGHQDTKANHRLLAKNIINAAKRKGSPSPGALSGHGLPISPPGGVSGGGGGGCILSYEQHKPLSPFQPRGSLGSQSPTSFTSPPPTPTRMIRSPVRLYNTRSLTDSDASVESEDSGMRSPRSYNTCPRGWSGGSLRIKRGSLPSADL, encoded by the exons aTGGAGAGCAGGGGTCACGAGCCCGTCAGAAGAGGGGTCAGCTGGGGTGGAACAGGATCTGGACCTGGAACTAGGTCAGGATCTGGCATCAGCACCGGACCGGGCCAGGGATATAGCAGCTCCAGTAccggcccaggcccagggagcgGCTTCGGCAGCAGGGGAGCTCGGCCGGAGATGGGCCTGGGTGGTGGGCAGGACACCGGGACGagtcccatcaccaccaccaccaccagcagcagcagcaacaacagctggGAGAGGGATGAGCACAGCTGGAGCAAAGGGAAGTCAGCCGTTACCTCTGCTGACAGTCAACTTGGCCGAAAAACGA ACCTCAGCAGAAGCGCGAGCCTCTCGGAGAAGGAGCTGAAAGAGGCCCGCACGAGGAGCCAGCTCATCGCCGCCCAGCTCTCTGTGCCGTCCAACTCGCGAGGCGTCCAGCTCTTCAACCGGCGCCGGCAGAGAGTCAACGCTTTTACCCTGGTCAGCTtcggtgaaggaggaggaggtggaggtggaggtggaggaggaggtgtagaggtTGAAGGAGAACGACAAGGAGGCGAAAGATTAGCCAGCGAGGAGGCCAAAAGTGAAAGCTGTGGCACACCTCTTTCTTCCtcgtcttctccttcttcttcactGAGCCCTGCGGCGCAGCAGCTGGTATGGGAGAATAACAAGCGTGCCTCTTCTGCTGCAGAGGAGAGCAAGGACAGGGAGCTGAACCGCAAAAACAGCCAGACCAAAACGCTTTGGTCGCCGCCGGCGGGCGCACTGCCTCCTCTCCCGGTCCCGTCTCTCCAGAGTACCAGGGGGAGTAGCAGCATCATGGAGGATCAGGGGGAAGCCATCcgtgaggaggaggtgcaggaggaagaggaggaggtggaggtggaggtggcggatTTGAAGGAAAGGCACTTCCAGCCTGTGCAGGagaaagcagaagaggaggaggaggaagaggaagaacacCTCCCAGCGGAGTGTGTGAGGGATGGAACGGTGGTCACGGATGATAGTCGCGGCGCAGCCCGACCTGAAACTGGCCGGGAGGAAGTGAAAGTTAATGGGACGCATCCCGGGAACACTGTGGGGACGCTTGACGATGTTCCAAACGGTTGTCACGACAGTGCCCCGAGCAAGCCCGTCACCTCGGTGCCCAAACAGTCGGCGTCGCCCGCCACCATCGTGAACAGGACGGCTCGCCCCTTCTTCTCTCCCAGCACCGTGCAGCGGAGCTCTCCAGGGCCCAGCCCCCCGCAGACGGGCATCCCGCCTGCCCCGTCTTACGCCACCCCTCCACTGCCGGCCTTCCCCGAGCCCCCCACACTCACATACGCCGTGGAGCCACCCATGCACGCTTACACAGAGCCCCCTCGAGCCGCAGCCCCCGCCGCAGGTCCTCCACGACAAGCCTTCTCCCCGACACCCCCAGCCCCATCATACCcgaccccacctctccctctgccaTCATACAGCAGCCTTCCTCCACCCACCATGTCCCCCGTTGTGCCACAGTAcataccccccaaccccaccccctcctcctcctcctcccccaagcCCCCCCAGGCGTACGTGCCCCAGATGAGGCCCACGACCCCGGTCCGCACGGGCATCCTGGACGAAGGGGTGGTGCGGCGCGGCCCCCGCAAGTCCATGTTCACCTTCCAGGAGAAGCCGAAAGTGGCGCCCAACCCCGAGCTCCTGTCGCTGGTGCAAGGCGTGGACGAGAGGAAGAAGCAAAGGCCTGGGCTGCCGCCTGGTGGTGGGGGGTCAGCAGGGGGGTCGCAGGCGGACAGCGTGCCCGAGGAGGAGCTGCTGGCGCTGGGGGCCGAGGCGTCCAACTTCATGGCCTccaaggaggcggaggaggcgtccgcggcggcggcagcggtggTGGAGGAGATGGCCCCGGCCTGGACGTCGTGCCTGAAGAGCTCCAGGGCTCCCCCTCCTGGTAGACAGGTGCAAGAGCGCAAGCCCGAGCAGAACCTGAGCAGTAACGTGTCAGGGAAAGGCGCCGAGCTGTTCTCACGCAGGCAGGCTCGGATGGAGAAGTATGTCGTGGATAACCCGCCGGCGGTGGCGGGGGCTAGTGCTGGGGGGGTTGGCGGGTCGGCGGCGAGGAGACGAGACGGCCAGATCAGATCGCCCTCCCCCACCATGTCGCTGCCCCCCTCCTGGATATACCCGTCCAACATGCCGGGACGCGTCAAGGCCATGGCCAACGACGCCTCCAACATCAGCGAGCAGATCACAAAGACTCTCaaggcgcagcagcagcagcatcagcatcagcatcaggccAGGCCGGCGTCGTCGGCGTCGGGTCAGGGGACGGCGGCGGCGAGGCCCGTGCCCCAGCCCGCCCCGCAGAGCCCCGTCCTGGAGAACGGCTGCACCCGCATGGAGATGGAGCTGGCCAAGCACCAGCCCTACCAGCTCAACTCCTCGCTCTTCATCTTCAGCCCCACGAAAGATCCCCTGAGCACGCTGCCCCGAGGCGCTCCTCCGCCCAAGACGGTGTTGAGAGGCGCTGCCGGGCAGCCCAACTACCTAAGCAGGCAGTCCTCGCTGCCCACCCACGCCCCGTCCCCGACCCTGTTCAGCAGCGCCCCCGCTCCGGGCACTCCGGGCGGGTACAGACCGTCGTGCTTCTCCCCTACGCTGCCTCTGAGCCCCAGGGCGGAGGTGACGTCGCCTGTGGCGCCGTACACACCTGAGAGGGTGATGTCACCACGGGCGGGAGCAGGAGCCGGAGGCCAGGCACAGGCGCCCAGACCAACCTTCTCGGCCAGGAAGGCAGGGATTGAGGCACAG ACTAAGAAAGAGGCTCCGGCGTCGGGACTATCCACGCCCACATCATCCAGAACCCCGACTTTAACCAGGAGGTTCAGCAGTCCCGAGGGCCCCACCAACCTGGTTTGgtcccccagccccaaccccaaccccaacccttccacccccacccccacccccacccactcccCCTCCCCGCGCCTCCTCCACCGTGCCATGACCACCTCCCCAGTGTCCCCCCTGGGGGAGCTGAGGTGCCTATCCCCCATCACCGTCAGCACCGGCCACCAGGACACCAAAGCCAACCACCGTCTGCTGGCCAAGAACATCATCAACGCGGCCAAGCGCAAGGGCAGCCCTTCCCCTGGCGCACTGAGCGGCCACGGCCTCCCCATATCGCCCCCTGGTGgcgttagtggtggtggtggtggaggctgcATCCTGTCCTACGAACAGCACAAGCCCCTGAGCCCCTTCCAGCCGCGCGGCTCGCTGGGCAGCCAGTCGCCCACCTCCTTCACCAGTCCGCCGCCCACCCCCACGCGCATGATCCGCTCGCCCGTGCGCCTCTACAACACGCGCTCGCTCACCGACTCGGACGCCTCCGTGGAGTCGGAGGATTCCGGAATGCGCTCGCCGCGCAGCTACAACACCTGCCCGCGCGGCTGGTCGGGGGGCAGCCTGCGGATCAAGAGGGGCAGCCTCCCCAGTGCAGACCTGTAG